From Mucilaginibacter rubeus, a single genomic window includes:
- a CDS encoding Lrp/AsnC family transcriptional regulator: MAAELDKIDLQILKILQENGRITNLQLSNEIGLSPAPTLERVRKLENAEYIKSYHALVDEEKLGLGIKTFIQISLDFHQKNTIQTFLDEIKNIKEVTECHHVTGQCDFLLKVYVRDIKSYEQLIMEKISRITVVKTFQTMMIMSTSKKEPIVPLEY; this comes from the coding sequence ATGGCCGCCGAATTAGATAAAATAGACCTACAGATACTCAAGATTTTACAGGAAAACGGAAGGATAACCAACCTCCAGCTGTCTAATGAGATAGGGCTTTCACCAGCACCTACCCTTGAACGCGTGCGTAAACTTGAGAACGCCGAATACATTAAAAGCTATCATGCCCTGGTAGATGAAGAGAAGTTAGGATTGGGGATCAAAACCTTTATCCAGATTTCGCTTGATTTTCATCAGAAAAATACCATTCAAACTTTTTTGGATGAGATCAAGAATATTAAGGAAGTTACCGAGTGCCATCACGTAACCGGCCAGTGCGATTTTCTGCTGAAGGTATACGTACGTGACATTAAATCGTACGAGCAATTGATCATGGAAAAGATCAGCCGCATTACGGTAGTGAAAACATTCCAAACCATGATGATCATGTCGACCAGCAAAAAGGAGCCAATAGTGCCGCTGGAATATTAG
- a CDS encoding SMP-30/gluconolactonase/LRE family protein — protein MKKLSVIILFLSAIGGKAVAQDQTGLYSPDTKAQLIAKQFSFTEGPAVDKKGNVFFTDQPNNKIWKYDTDGKLSVFLDSAGRSNGMYFDKKGNLISCADADDQLWSISRKGKVTVLLKDYQGHKFNGPNDVWVRPDGGIYITDPYYQRDYWTRKQPDLDGQKLYFLAKGKAPAVIVDDKFVRPNGIIGTPDGKNLYVADIGDNKTYRYDINKDGTLSNRTLFIAMGCDGMTIDERGNIYMCGKGVTIVNPKGEKIGHIDIDEPWTANICFGGKNKDVLFITASKAVYTFKMNVKGVD, from the coding sequence ATGAAAAAACTATCCGTTATTATATTATTCCTATCGGCCATTGGTGGCAAGGCCGTAGCTCAGGATCAAACCGGCCTTTACTCTCCTGATACTAAAGCGCAGCTGATCGCGAAGCAATTCTCTTTTACTGAAGGCCCGGCTGTCGACAAAAAAGGCAATGTGTTTTTTACGGATCAGCCCAATAACAAGATCTGGAAATACGATACCGACGGCAAACTTTCCGTTTTCCTGGATAGTGCAGGCCGCTCAAACGGCATGTATTTCGATAAAAAAGGAAACCTCATCAGTTGTGCCGATGCCGACGATCAGTTATGGTCTATCAGCCGCAAAGGAAAAGTAACTGTTTTATTAAAAGATTATCAGGGCCATAAATTTAACGGCCCTAATGATGTTTGGGTACGCCCGGATGGCGGGATCTACATCACCGACCCATATTATCAGCGCGATTACTGGACACGTAAACAACCCGACCTTGATGGTCAGAAACTATATTTCCTTGCCAAAGGAAAAGCACCTGCCGTAATTGTTGATGATAAATTTGTGCGCCCTAACGGTATTATCGGCACACCGGACGGAAAAAACTTGTACGTGGCAGATATCGGCGATAATAAAACCTACAGGTATGATATCAATAAAGATGGCACACTATCAAACCGTACCTTGTTTATAGCGATGGGATGCGACGGTATGACAATTGACGAGCGCGGCAATATTTATATGTGCGGTAAAGGTGTTACCATCGTTAATCCTAAAGGCGAAAAGATAGGCCATATAGATATTGACGAACCATGGACGGCGAACATCTGCTTCGGCGGCAAAAACAAAGATGTGTTATTTATTACAGCCTCGAAGGCAGTTTACACCTTTAAAATGAATGTAAAAGGTGTGGATTGA
- a CDS encoding DNA/RNA non-specific endonuclease has product MKINNLLIGLGLALTFAGCSKDLKNSPTPPKTGDTTKTTTPPAPTPYTITEDFEQGAKTAYAAADVSLSTGSWNFNDALIVNLAADLKDGTKSVRIRTGDIAMNFDINGLTTLYIKHGKYGTDATSTWQLLMSTDGGTNYTQVGTDITETNTTLVTDSFKVSVTGKVRFEIKKTGTTRINIDDITFKGTGDPGITVGTPDTGSGDTAGGSSASTPRDVTAGADAPPTSGDNSNLLFGNPSNALSTLASMDNYLIDQKYYVESYNATKGEPNWVSWHLDATNTTNATGRLDDFAGWSGLPAAWYQVESNSYSGSGFDRGHNCPSADRTSSTDANASTFLMTNMIPQAPQNNQQTWANLENYLREQVVAGNEVYIIMGSYGTGGTGSNGTASTINSGHVNVPSNVWKVALIIPKGDGDVARVTASTRVIAVNTPNINTINSDWTKYITTIKEIETATGYTLLSSLPASVRTALEVKVDTGASGS; this is encoded by the coding sequence ATGAAAATTAACAACCTGCTTATTGGCCTGGGTTTAGCTTTAACCTTTGCCGGATGTTCTAAAGACCTTAAAAACTCGCCAACTCCGCCTAAAACCGGCGATACTACGAAGACAACCACTCCTCCCGCCCCCACTCCTTATACCATTACCGAGGATTTTGAACAGGGTGCGAAAACCGCCTATGCAGCGGCAGATGTATCTCTAAGTACAGGCAGCTGGAATTTTAACGATGCATTGATAGTCAACCTTGCTGCTGATTTAAAAGACGGTACAAAATCGGTAAGGATCCGTACCGGCGACATCGCCATGAATTTTGATATCAACGGCCTTACTACTTTGTATATTAAACATGGTAAATATGGTACCGATGCAACATCTACATGGCAATTATTAATGTCGACCGATGGCGGAACAAATTATACCCAGGTTGGTACCGATATTACCGAAACCAATACCACGCTGGTAACCGACTCATTTAAAGTGAGCGTTACCGGTAAAGTTAGGTTTGAAATTAAAAAGACAGGTACAACCCGTATCAACATTGATGATATCACTTTTAAAGGTACTGGCGATCCTGGTATAACCGTTGGTACCCCAGATACCGGCAGCGGCGATACCGCCGGTGGTTCAAGTGCTTCGACTCCGCGTGATGTTACCGCCGGTGCGGATGCGCCACCAACAAGCGGCGACAACAGCAACCTGCTTTTCGGTAACCCGTCAAACGCGCTTTCGACATTAGCTTCAATGGATAACTACCTGATAGATCAGAAGTACTATGTAGAGTCATACAACGCTACCAAAGGTGAACCAAACTGGGTAAGCTGGCACCTGGATGCTACCAACACAACCAACGCAACCGGCCGTTTAGATGATTTTGCGGGCTGGAGCGGATTGCCTGCTGCCTGGTACCAGGTAGAGAGCAACAGCTACTCAGGCAGCGGATTCGACAGGGGGCACAACTGTCCGTCGGCCGATCGTACAAGCTCTACCGATGCTAATGCTTCAACCTTCCTGATGACCAATATGATTCCACAAGCCCCTCAAAACAACCAACAAACCTGGGCCAACCTTGAAAATTACCTGCGCGAGCAAGTGGTTGCCGGTAACGAGGTATACATCATTATGGGCAGCTACGGTACAGGAGGCACAGGTTCAAACGGTACCGCCAGCACCATCAATAGCGGTCATGTAAACGTACCAAGCAATGTTTGGAAAGTTGCCCTGATCATTCCAAAAGGTGATGGCGACGTTGCAAGGGTTACCGCTTCAACAAGGGTTATCGCGGTAAACACGCCTAACATCAATACTATCAATTCCGACTGGACTAAGTACATCACTACAATCAAAGAGATAGAAACCGCTACCGGTTATACACTGCTATCAAGCCTGCCTGCGTCGGTTAGGACAGCACTTGAAGTTAAGGTAGATACCGGCGCTTCGGGATCATAA
- the ung gene encoding uracil-DNA glycosylase: MAIALPPSWLEVLQQEFGKPYMVKLKQFLKEEQESGQIVYPKNSDIFNAFNTTHFDDVKVVILGQDPYHGAHQAHGLSFSVQKGIAIPRSLMNIYKELQVDIPGFKAPVHGNLEEWAKQGVLLLNATLTVRASTPGSHQKRGWEEFTDEVIKTISDKKEGIVFILWGAFAQSKAVLIDEKKHFIIRSAHPSPFSADRGFFGSKPFSKTNEILKKEGKKEIDWQIH, encoded by the coding sequence ATGGCGATTGCATTACCACCATCATGGCTTGAGGTTTTACAGCAGGAATTTGGCAAACCTTACATGGTAAAACTTAAACAATTTTTAAAAGAAGAGCAGGAATCAGGACAAATTGTTTACCCAAAAAACAGCGACATCTTCAATGCTTTTAACACTACCCATTTTGATGATGTTAAAGTGGTAATATTAGGCCAGGACCCTTACCATGGTGCCCACCAAGCCCATGGACTATCCTTTTCGGTACAAAAAGGAATTGCTATTCCACGTTCATTAATGAATATCTATAAAGAGCTCCAGGTTGATATTCCGGGATTTAAAGCCCCGGTGCACGGTAATCTTGAAGAATGGGCTAAACAAGGTGTATTATTACTAAATGCTACACTTACCGTTAGGGCGAGCACCCCAGGCTCGCACCAAAAAAGAGGCTGGGAAGAATTTACCGACGAAGTGATCAAAACCATCTCCGATAAAAAAGAAGGTATTGTGTTTATACTATGGGGAGCCTTTGCCCAGTCAAAAGCGGTTTTGATCGATGAAAAGAAACATTTTATCATCCGCTCTGCCCACCCTTCACCATTCTCTGCAGATCGTGGTTTTTTTGGCAGCAAGCCATTTTCAAAAACTAATGAAATATTGAAAAAAGAAGGAAAGAAAGAAATTGACTGGCAGATTCATTAG
- a CDS encoding metal-dependent transcriptional regulator, with protein MNTLAEENYLKAIYHLTENDGNASTNQIASSLNTKASSVTDMLKKLADKALINYTPYQGVNLTPSGEKIALGIIRKHRLWEYFLVEKLNFKWDQVHDLAEEMEHISSEELIDRLDQFMGYPTHDPHGDPIPDCNGRFNTHELKPISAVTINQCGVISGVRDHSSSFLQYLDKQQLTIGCKIMITDIIEYDHSVVVQTGNKEVQISREVANNLLIAL; from the coding sequence ATGAATACTTTAGCCGAGGAAAACTACTTAAAAGCCATTTATCATCTCACTGAAAATGATGGCAATGCGAGTACAAATCAAATCGCATCCTCGCTAAATACCAAAGCATCTTCGGTTACCGATATGCTAAAAAAGCTCGCCGATAAAGCCCTTATTAACTATACTCCTTACCAGGGTGTCAACCTTACCCCTTCCGGCGAAAAAATAGCATTGGGTATTATCCGTAAGCACCGCTTGTGGGAGTATTTCCTGGTTGAGAAACTCAACTTTAAATGGGACCAGGTACATGACCTTGCCGAAGAAATGGAACATATCTCATCCGAGGAATTGATTGACCGCCTCGATCAGTTTATGGGCTACCCTACGCATGATCCGCATGGAGATCCCATCCCCGACTGTAACGGCCGTTTTAACACCCATGAGCTCAAGCCCATTTCGGCGGTAACAATCAATCAATGCGGCGTTATTTCCGGCGTTCGCGACCATAGTTCATCTTTTTTACAATACCTCGATAAACAACAGCTTACCATCGGCTGCAAAATCATGATCACCGATATTATTGAATATGACCACTCGGTAGTGGTACAAACCGGCAATAAAGAAGTGCAGATCAGTCGCGAGGTAGCCAACAATCTGCTTATAGCCCTATGA
- the lysS gene encoding lysine--tRNA ligase produces the protein MSIALSEQEIFRRKSLQELRALGINPYPAEAFNVNAWAQDIADNFKDKPEAYQDVVIAGRIMTRRIMGSASFAELQDSTGRVQIYLKRDDICPDEDKTLYNTVFKKLLDIGDYVGVKGYVFLTQTGEISVHVRELVVLSKSLKPLPVVKREDDGTIHDGFTDPELRYRQRYVDLTVNPDYKQIFINRSKVISAMRGYFNTQGWMEVETPILQPVHGGAAARPFATHHNTLDMPLFLRIANELYLKRLIVAGFDGVYEFGKMFRNEGMDRTHNPEFTAMEIYVAYKDYIWMMAMVEECLETVARAVHGIPVVQVGSNEINFAGPYEKLSMYDSILKYTGIDVSAMDEAGLREVCAELKIEVNPSMGKGKLIDEIFSAKVEHHLIQPTYITDYPIEMTPLAKKHRTKEGLVERFELFVNGKEIANAYSELNDPIDQRERLEEQLILAGRGDDEAMAMDDDFLRALEYGMPPTSGLGIGIDRLVMLMTNQSTIQEVLFFPQMRPEKKIKVATADDFINIGVPAEWVPVLNKMGFNTVEELKAGNPNKVFNDLGGMRKKLKLDITMPTKEVVMAWFE, from the coding sequence ATGAGTATTGCATTATCCGAACAGGAAATCTTTCGCCGCAAATCTTTACAGGAATTACGCGCACTGGGTATTAACCCATACCCTGCCGAAGCTTTTAATGTTAACGCCTGGGCACAGGATATAGCCGATAATTTTAAGGATAAACCCGAGGCCTACCAGGATGTTGTTATTGCGGGCCGTATCATGACCCGCCGTATCATGGGCAGCGCTTCGTTTGCCGAGTTACAGGATTCAACCGGTCGTGTGCAGATTTACCTGAAACGCGATGATATTTGCCCTGATGAGGATAAAACTTTATATAACACCGTATTTAAGAAACTGCTTGATATTGGCGATTACGTTGGCGTAAAAGGCTACGTTTTCCTTACCCAAACCGGCGAGATCTCAGTTCACGTACGTGAACTGGTTGTGCTTTCAAAATCGTTAAAACCGCTACCGGTTGTTAAACGCGAGGACGATGGCACCATCCACGATGGTTTTACCGATCCTGAGTTACGCTACCGCCAGCGCTATGTGGATTTAACCGTTAACCCGGATTACAAACAAATCTTCATCAACCGCTCAAAAGTGATCAGTGCTATGCGTGGTTACTTCAATACCCAGGGATGGATGGAGGTTGAAACGCCTATCCTGCAGCCTGTACATGGCGGCGCGGCGGCACGTCCGTTTGCTACCCACCATAATACGCTTGATATGCCATTGTTTTTACGTATTGCCAACGAGCTTTACTTAAAAAGGCTTATCGTAGCCGGTTTTGACGGTGTTTATGAGTTTGGTAAAATGTTCCGTAACGAGGGTATGGATCGCACCCACAACCCGGAATTTACCGCCATGGAAATTTATGTAGCCTACAAAGACTATATATGGATGATGGCCATGGTTGAGGAATGCCTGGAAACCGTGGCAAGAGCCGTTCACGGCATCCCGGTTGTGCAGGTTGGCAGCAACGAAATTAACTTTGCTGGCCCTTACGAAAAGCTGTCTATGTATGATTCTATCCTGAAATACACCGGTATCGATGTATCGGCAATGGATGAAGCAGGGTTACGCGAGGTTTGTGCAGAGTTGAAAATAGAAGTAAACCCAAGCATGGGCAAAGGCAAACTGATCGATGAGATCTTCAGCGCTAAAGTTGAGCATCACCTGATCCAGCCTACTTATATTACCGACTACCCTATCGAAATGACGCCGCTTGCCAAAAAGCACCGTACTAAAGAAGGGCTGGTTGAGCGTTTTGAGTTATTTGTAAATGGTAAAGAAATTGCCAATGCTTATTCAGAACTGAATGACCCTATTGATCAGCGCGAGCGTTTAGAAGAGCAGCTAATCCTGGCTGGTCGTGGTGATGATGAGGCTATGGCTATGGATGACGACTTTTTACGCGCGCTTGAATATGGTATGCCGCCAACATCAGGCTTGGGTATCGGTATCGACAGGCTGGTAATGTTAATGACCAATCAGAGCACTATCCAGGAAGTATTATTCTTCCCGCAGATGCGCCCGGAGAAAAAAATCAAGGTTGCTACTGCCGATGATTTCATAAACATTGGCGTACCTGCCGAATGGGTTCCTGTATTAAATAAAATGGGCTTCAACACCGTTGAAGAACTAAAAGCAGGCAACCCTAACAAGGTATTTAATGACCTTGGCGGTATGCGCAAAAAATTAAAACTTGATATTACCATGCCAACTAAAGAAGTTGTTATGGCCTGGTTTGAATAA
- a CDS encoding TonB-dependent receptor domain-containing protein: MDFSTFPVPLHNDGRVNKFKNATKGFFRMNRETKRKFIMRIKLIAVLLFAVCMHLSAKSFSQNITLAEKNSSLQAVLNKIEQQSGYDIFMQTELLAGSNRISLNVKNEALTKVLDRVFKGQPVTYAIVGHTIVVKEKNAQTSANAPASLYTGKVIDAVTKEPLIGASVGVKGGGKATSTSLNGTFKLNLENGDGTVLVVSYIGYVTKEITLSGTTNLGEIELKSSASSMNEVVVTGDVAIDRKTPVAVTTINQRFIEEKLGNQDIPQLLSIVPGVMATQGDGGYGDSRINIRGFNSGSKKGNVALTINGIPVNDMENGSLYWSDFSGLTDVTTSLQLQRGLGASKIIVPSFGGTINITTRGTETEKGGYISQGIGSDGYEKTTVLLSTGLDKNGWAATFQGSRTQGRGNADGLNFLGYNYFFNISKQLTPSQTLSLSVMGANQTHGQRPDELISDWQNAPQGIRWNYELGVKDGKQINPYNNNFSKPLFSLNHEWNINGSSSLSTVLYATYGTGGGGGIQGEAPRVSNLYSPYDYTAAEKANFANPDGSASTYFYSSHNDHTWYGLRSTYRTELSKYLNLSAGIDARYYKGTHYKTVTDLLGADYVYDPYTGSSNLGSRSGDINNPEHRAMVGDKIGYFNKDNVISGGVFAQAEYSKDDFSAFVTVTGSGTGNQRNDYYNYLNSDPNQSSKYVNFFNYQAKGGANYNINEAMNVFANVGYMTKAPYFDNVFQKFTNTINPNSVSEKLLSYELGYGLKLAHFSAKLNAYRTQYNDESFATSYFDQPTNQLYTVNVAGVDELHQGLELEMKLKPIKEITLNGMLSYGDWRYTNDAGPTTVYNSQQQAVKTVNKVYLKDIKVGDAAQTTAALGADIDVLPDLTIGGNYFYYGNYYSDFNFANAGQPNMHPYKLPNYSIWNLNGVFRFKIAGLNAVLIGNVNNLLNTKYIADSYDGNLTGNAANALVYYGLGRTFVTSLKIKF; the protein is encoded by the coding sequence ATGGATTTTTCTACATTTCCTGTGCCCTTACACAACGATGGCCGGGTAAATAAATTCAAAAACGCTACCAAAGGTTTTTTCCGGATGAACCGGGAAACAAAAAGGAAATTTATTATGCGGATTAAGCTTATCGCCGTCCTGTTATTTGCAGTTTGCATGCATCTCAGCGCTAAAAGTTTCAGCCAAAACATCACTTTAGCCGAAAAAAACAGCAGTCTTCAAGCGGTGCTGAACAAAATTGAGCAGCAAAGCGGTTATGATATCTTCATGCAAACCGAACTGCTTGCCGGCAGCAACAGAATATCGTTAAATGTAAAAAACGAAGCGTTAACAAAAGTGCTCGACAGGGTATTTAAAGGTCAGCCTGTAACTTATGCTATTGTGGGCCATACCATTGTAGTAAAGGAAAAAAACGCGCAAACTTCCGCAAACGCGCCGGCTTCATTATATACCGGTAAAGTTATTGACGCTGTTACCAAAGAGCCGCTTATTGGTGCTTCGGTAGGTGTTAAAGGCGGAGGCAAAGCTACATCAACCAGTCTTAATGGTACTTTCAAATTAAACCTTGAAAATGGCGACGGCACTGTGCTGGTAGTTTCCTATATCGGTTATGTAACCAAAGAGATTACGCTTTCAGGTACCACCAATCTTGGCGAAATTGAGCTTAAATCAAGTGCAAGTTCTATGAATGAAGTTGTGGTAACCGGCGATGTTGCCATCGACCGTAAAACTCCTGTAGCGGTAACAACCATTAACCAACGCTTTATTGAAGAAAAACTGGGCAACCAGGATATCCCGCAATTATTAAGTATTGTTCCTGGTGTAATGGCTACTCAAGGCGACGGTGGTTACGGTGATTCACGCATCAACATCCGTGGTTTCAACAGCGGATCTAAGAAAGGTAACGTAGCTTTAACCATAAACGGCATTCCTGTTAATGATATGGAGAATGGTTCACTGTACTGGTCAGATTTTTCTGGCCTTACCGATGTAACCACTTCATTGCAGTTACAACGCGGTTTAGGTGCTTCAAAAATCATAGTACCTTCTTTCGGTGGCACAATCAATATCACCACACGTGGTACCGAGACCGAAAAAGGCGGCTATATTTCTCAGGGTATCGGTAGCGATGGTTATGAAAAAACAACCGTTTTATTATCAACCGGCTTAGATAAAAATGGCTGGGCTGCTACCTTCCAGGGCAGCAGGACTCAAGGTCGTGGTAATGCCGATGGTTTAAACTTTTTAGGTTATAACTACTTCTTTAACATTTCAAAACAGCTTACACCAAGCCAAACCTTATCGCTTTCGGTAATGGGGGCCAATCAAACACATGGTCAACGACCAGACGAACTGATCTCTGATTGGCAAAATGCGCCTCAGGGCATCCGTTGGAACTATGAGCTGGGTGTAAAAGACGGCAAACAAATCAATCCGTACAATAACAACTTTAGCAAGCCATTATTCTCATTAAACCATGAGTGGAATATCAATGGAAGCTCAAGCTTATCAACCGTATTATATGCAACTTACGGCACAGGTGGTGGCGGTGGTATCCAGGGCGAAGCGCCAAGGGTAAGCAATTTATATTCGCCATATGATTATACAGCTGCCGAAAAAGCGAACTTCGCTAACCCTGACGGTTCTGCAAGCACCTATTTCTATTCATCACACAATGATCATACCTGGTATGGTTTACGCAGTACTTACCGTACCGAATTAAGTAAATACCTTAATCTGTCTGCAGGTATCGACGCGAGGTATTACAAAGGCACCCATTATAAAACTGTTACCGATTTGTTAGGCGCCGATTATGTTTATGATCCGTATACCGGAAGCAGCAATCTTGGCAGTCGTTCGGGCGATATTAACAACCCCGAACACCGCGCAATGGTTGGCGATAAAATAGGTTATTTTAATAAAGATAACGTGATTTCAGGCGGCGTGTTTGCCCAGGCCGAATATTCAAAGGATGATTTCTCGGCCTTTGTAACTGTAACAGGTAGCGGCACCGGCAACCAACGTAACGACTATTATAATTACCTGAACAGCGACCCTAACCAAAGCAGCAAATACGTAAACTTTTTCAACTACCAGGCTAAAGGCGGTGCCAACTATAATATCAATGAGGCAATGAACGTGTTTGCCAATGTTGGCTACATGACTAAAGCGCCTTATTTTGATAACGTTTTCCAAAAGTTCACCAATACCATCAATCCAAATTCGGTATCTGAGAAATTACTGAGCTATGAGTTGGGATATGGCCTTAAACTGGCACATTTCAGCGCCAAATTAAACGCTTACAGAACACAGTATAATGACGAGTCGTTTGCTACATCATACTTTGACCAACCAACTAATCAGCTTTATACCGTTAACGTGGCAGGCGTTGACGAATTACACCAGGGTTTGGAGCTTGAGATGAAATTAAAGCCGATTAAAGAAATTACGCTGAATGGTATGCTGTCTTATGGCGATTGGCGCTACACCAACGATGCTGGCCCGACCACAGTTTATAACTCACAGCAACAGGCTGTTAAAACCGTTAACAAAGTTTACTTAAAAGACATTAAAGTTGGCGATGCAGCACAAACTACTGCTGCTTTAGGCGCCGATATTGATGTATTGCCAGATTTGACTATTGGTGGTAACTATTTTTACTATGGTAACTACTATTCAGATTTCAACTTTGCAAATGCTGGTCAACCCAATATGCACCCTTACAAATTGCCAAACTATTCTATCTGGAACCTTAATGGTGTATTCAGGTTTAAAATTGCAGGTTTGAATGCTGTGTTAATCGGCAACGTAAACAACCTGCTTAACACCAAATACATAGCCGACTCTTACGACGGTAACCTAACCGGTAACGCGGCCAACGCATTAGTTTACTACGGCTTAGGCAGAACATTTGTAACCAGTTTAAAAATTAAATTTTAA
- a CDS encoding DUF2892 domain-containing protein translates to MSNIVRLIIACVVMGAAVALCAFGFWGWGILVLLIGGILLLSFFFNENMIIAQYFLRKENSEKSEEWLLKITDYEKQLHKNQHGYYNLLIGLIESRKAPMKAEKYFKKALSLGMKMSHNVALAKLSLAGISMAKRNKREAQMYLSEATKDDKNKLLTEQIKMMKGQLAQMDKQVVRGGYRQY, encoded by the coding sequence ATGTCAAATATTGTTCGGTTAATTATTGCTTGTGTAGTGATGGGTGCGGCGGTCGCGCTTTGTGCATTCGGTTTTTGGGGATGGGGTATCTTAGTTTTGTTAATAGGTGGTATTTTACTGCTTAGCTTCTTCTTTAACGAAAACATGATCATTGCCCAGTACTTTTTACGTAAAGAAAATTCTGAAAAGTCAGAAGAATGGTTATTGAAAATCACTGATTACGAAAAGCAGCTGCATAAAAACCAGCACGGTTATTATAACCTGTTGATCGGTTTGATAGAATCTCGCAAGGCTCCGATGAAAGCAGAGAAATATTTCAAGAAAGCTTTGTCTCTGGGTATGAAAATGTCGCACAATGTGGCATTGGCAAAATTGAGCCTTGCCGGTATTTCAATGGCTAAACGTAACAAGCGCGAAGCACAGATGTATTTGTCAGAGGCTACAAAAGATGATAAGAACAAACTACTTACCGAACAGATTAAGATGATGAAAGGCCAGTTGGCACAGATGGATAAGCAGGTAGTAAGAGGGGGATATCGCCAGTACTAA